The Ornithinimicrobium faecis region TCCTGCAGGTCATCGCGCGACTTGGAGGACACCCGCAGCTCGTCGCCCTGGATCAGGGCCTTGACCGACTTGGGGCCCTCGTCGCGGATCAGCTTGGAGACCTTCTTGGCGTTCTCACTGCTGATGCCCTCGGACAGGGCGGCGTCCAGCCGGTATTCCTTGCCGGAGGGGCGCGGGACGCCGTCGTCGGAGTAGTCCAGCGACTTCAGCGAGACGCCGCGCTTGACCAGCTTGGTCTGCAGGACGTCGAGCACGGCCAGGCAGCGCTCTTCGCTGTTGGCCTTCATGGTGATCGA contains the following coding sequences:
- a CDS encoding YajQ family cyclic di-GMP-binding protein, which encodes MADSSFDIVSKVDKQEVANAVNQAAKEISTRYDFRNIGASVELSGESITMKANSEERCLAVLDVLQTKLVKRGVSLKSLDYSDDGVPRPSGKEYRLDAALSEGISSENAKKVSKLIRDEGPKSVKALIQGDELRVSSKSRDDLQEVQRLVKAADLDFAVQFTNRR